A single window of Polaribacter sp. SA4-10 DNA harbors:
- a CDS encoding type 1 periplasmic binding fold superfamily protein, producing MKITNAIKTTRLLALLFISVLTFTACSDDDDDHGYDSEEELITTVRYTLTNGNNIVTLTFSDPDGEGGNDGTYTVSGNLTTNLTYTGVIELLNETESPAEDITEEVKAEADEHEFFYNSNVSGLAITKTDTDGNGNPLGIETSLTTGSAGSGTLTVILKHEPKKPNNDTSADAGGSTDVEVVFNITVQ from the coding sequence ATGAAAATTACAAATGCAATAAAAACAACTAGATTATTAGCTTTATTATTCATCTCTGTCTTAACATTTACAGCTTGTTCTGATGATGACGATGACCACGGTTATGACAGTGAAGAAGAATTAATTACTACCGTTAGATACACCTTAACCAATGGTAATAATATCGTTACGTTAACTTTTAGTGACCCTGATGGTGAAGGTGGAAATGATGGAACATACACAGTTTCTGGAAATTTAACTACTAACCTGACGTATACAGGTGTTATAGAATTATTAAATGAAACAGAATCTCCAGCAGAAGATATTACTGAAGAAGTGAAAGCAGAAGCAGATGAACATGAGTTTTTCTATAATTCTAATGTGTCTGGATTAGCAATTACTAAAACTGATACAGATGGTAATGGTAACCCTTTAGGAATTGAAACTTCTTTAACAACTGGTAGTGCAGGTTCTGGAACATTAACCGTTATCTTAAAGCACGAACCTAAAAAACCAAATAATGACACCTCTGCAGATGCTGGAGGAAGTACAGATGTAGAAGTTGTTTTTAATATCACGGTGCAATAA
- a CDS encoding beta-carotene 15,15'-monooxygenase: MMKKLKDLTQVYKKEDKEITQKKSKVIELDERDRKQTYHESGFRESTRNFGDRIALNISLKAIYAKFQNEEKENESKQIKYNEPYLLEKSEIETEIKTKSVVLDNLSEKIEERRVKIENLKQEITNIPLNPENYGIDAKKGASVKFWIGVLLLIPITLYLITFYVSTSYSAFFKKFEIGDGVIQSILDANAFTKSWSDGPLEGMFVTFIPFVFMGLGFLIHIFGEKKSLVNGFKIFALFVVTFIFDAILAYLIESNLYELSKGINSPDFDLSLAFQAVAFWGIIFAGFLVYIIWGLVFDFLMKEHAEKDKINVALNQRKANIKIERQEVEKLVSNTHAIKEYLEKLKGKVEELKRLINGIIIPVKEYQLYASEYMQGWVTSINQNLHGSALKKQELIHSCNETYMLHAEEVGSNQEVQNKIFLSES, from the coding sequence ATGATGAAAAAATTAAAAGATTTAACTCAGGTCTACAAAAAAGAAGATAAAGAAATAACTCAAAAAAAATCTAAAGTAATTGAATTAGATGAAAGAGATAGAAAACAAACTTATCATGAATCCGGATTTAGGGAAAGCACTAGAAATTTTGGAGATAGAATAGCTTTAAATATTAGTTTGAAAGCTATTTATGCTAAATTTCAAAATGAAGAAAAAGAAAATGAATCTAAACAAATTAAATATAATGAACCTTATTTATTAGAAAAATCAGAGATAGAGACTGAAATTAAAACTAAATCAGTTGTTTTAGATAATCTTTCTGAAAAAATTGAGGAAAGAAGAGTGAAAATTGAAAATTTAAAACAAGAAATTACTAATATTCCTTTAAATCCTGAAAATTATGGGATAGATGCTAAAAAAGGTGCTTCAGTTAAGTTTTGGATTGGAGTTTTATTACTTATCCCTATTACATTATATTTAATAACATTCTATGTATCTACATCTTATTCTGCTTTTTTTAAGAAATTTGAAATTGGAGACGGTGTAATTCAATCTATTTTAGATGCTAATGCTTTTACAAAATCATGGAGTGATGGACCTCTAGAGGGAATGTTTGTAACGTTTATCCCTTTTGTATTTATGGGATTAGGTTTTTTAATACACATATTTGGAGAAAAGAAAAGTTTAGTTAATGGTTTTAAAATATTCGCACTTTTTGTTGTTACATTTATTTTTGATGCAATACTTGCGTATTTAATAGAAAGTAATTTATATGAATTATCAAAAGGAATAAATTCTCCAGATTTTGATTTGTCGTTGGCATTTCAGGCAGTCGCTTTTTGGGGAATTATTTTTGCTGGTTTTTTAGTTTATATTATTTGGGGTTTAGTATTTGATTTTCTTATGAAAGAGCATGCAGAAAAGGATAAAATTAACGTAGCATTAAATCAACGAAAAGCAAATATTAAAATTGAAAGGCAAGAAGTTGAAAAGTTAGTTTCCAATACTCATGCAATTAAAGAATATTTAGAAAAATTAAAAGGCAAGGTTGAAGAATTGAAGAGATTAATAAACGGAATAATTATTCCTGTAAAGGAGTATCAGCTTTACGCATCAGAATATATGCAAGGTTGGGTTACATCAATAAATCAAAATTTGCATGGTTCAGCTTTAAAAAAACAAGAATTAATCCATAGTTGTAATGAAACTTATATGTTACACGCTGAGGAAGTAGGGTCTAATCAAGAAGTTCAAAACAAAATATTTTTATCAGAATCATAA
- a CDS encoding DNA/RNA non-specific endonuclease produces MKLSFVVFFLFISFACNKGKKNDKNSLSKELVTYYPTSTTGVVINHKYYSLSYSEEDEQAEWVAYKIISTKLNNISRTNNFKEDPYVQTGSSQVYDYQGSGYDRGHLAPAKTMSQNKNSMSESFYMSNISPQNPGFNRGIWKKLEEKVRYWASMNDSLLVVTGPILQRPIDIIGDNDVTVPRAYYKTLLSFKGNKITGIAFIMPNQKSDKSIYSFAVSINEVEERTGIDFYQKLDNTIQVRAEANDNLKIFTRLNTGRTHTGAKNNK; encoded by the coding sequence ATGAAATTATCATTTGTAGTTTTTTTTCTTTTTATCTCTTTTGCATGTAATAAGGGTAAGAAAAATGATAAAAATTCATTATCCAAAGAGTTGGTAACATATTATCCAACTTCTACAACCGGCGTGGTTATAAATCACAAATATTATTCACTTTCATATAGTGAAGAAGATGAACAAGCGGAATGGGTAGCCTATAAAATAATTAGTACTAAATTGAACAATATCAGTCGAACTAATAATTTTAAAGAAGATCCTTATGTTCAAACTGGTTCTTCTCAGGTTTATGATTATCAAGGCAGCGGCTATGACAGAGGTCATTTAGCACCGGCAAAAACAATGTCTCAAAATAAAAATTCGATGAGTGAAAGTTTTTATATGAGTAATATAAGTCCGCAAAACCCTGGATTTAATCGTGGTATATGGAAAAAGCTAGAAGAAAAAGTGCGCTATTGGGCTAGTATGAATGATTCGTTATTAGTAGTTACGGGTCCTATTCTACAAAGACCAATTGATATAATAGGTGATAATGATGTTACCGTACCCAGAGCATATTATAAAACATTATTGAGTTTTAAAGGCAATAAAATTACAGGTATTGCATTTATAATGCCAAATCAAAAATCAGATAAAAGTATATATTCATTTGCTGTTTCAATAAATGAAGTAGAAGAAAGAACAGGAATTGATTTTTATCAAAAATTAGATAATACAATTCAAGTTAGAGCCGAAGCAAATGATAATTTAAAAATTTTCACGAGGTTAAATACTGGCCGAACTCACACAGGGGCTAAAAATAACAAATAA
- a CDS encoding DEAD/DEAH box helicase, which yields MLVLPMPFKKLHPQIKEKLEDFEITTPTPFQIKSIPVIKSGANIYCTAPENSGKTTTLILTTLNKLKCEEVGTAPRALVLVKDNQTALELYDAFYKYTRSTTLRVYFGDEKQHIELLKSEIFEGIDILISTPKVASKLLLLEGLNTTQLKIFSIDDADFLTRTASSADIMAITQSIHKCQFVIYSEKMHPTLKRFESYFMQYAKTVAL from the coding sequence ATGTTAGTATTACCGATGCCTTTCAAAAAATTACATCCGCAAATAAAAGAGAAATTAGAAGATTTTGAAATTACAACACCTACTCCATTTCAAATAAAGAGTATTCCTGTAATAAAAAGTGGTGCTAATATCTATTGTACAGCTCCGGAAAATAGTGGAAAAACAACCACGTTAATATTAACTACCTTAAACAAGTTAAAGTGTGAGGAAGTTGGCACTGCGCCAAGAGCCCTCGTTCTTGTAAAGGATAATCAAACAGCATTAGAATTATATGATGCCTTTTATAAATATACCAGAAGTACTACTTTACGTGTTTATTTTGGTGATGAAAAGCAGCATATTGAATTGCTGAAATCAGAAATATTTGAAGGGATAGATATTTTGATTTCTACACCTAAAGTAGCCAGCAAATTACTTTTATTAGAAGGTTTAAATACCACGCAATTAAAGATTTTTAGTATTGATGATGCAGACTTTTTAACAAGAACAGCTTCTTCTGCAGATATAATGGCTATTACACAAAGTATTCATAAATGTCAGTTTGTGATTTATTCAGAAAAAATGCACCCAACGTTAAAACGTTTTGAGTCTTATTTTATGCAATACGCTAAAACAGTTGCCCTTTAG